In the genome of Microcoleus vaginatus PCC 9802, the window TCGAAATTGCAAATAACGGAAATTTCCGACGATAAATTATTTGTGGAAGCACTAAATCGAGGCGGATTCCATCTGGTAATTACCGACTACCAACTACGCTGGACGAACGGTATAGATGTGCTTAAAACTATCAAAGCCAGTTATCCAGAATGCCCGATTGTAATGTTTACGAATACTGGCAACGAAGAAATTGCTGTAGAGGCGATGAAATCCGGATTGGATGACTACATTATCAAGTCGCCGAAGCACTACGTCCGCCTTTGCGTTGCGGTTCGCGGCGTACTCGATAGAGTTGCCGCGTGGGAACGAGTCGCCCGACTAGAAAATCAACTTAATTCTCTGCTAGAACGCTTAAATGTCGGAGTTTTTCGAGCGAGTTCCCAGGGGCAGCTTTTGGAAAGTAATCAAGCTTTTTTGCGCTTGTTTGATGCCAGCAATTTAGCAGATGTCCAAGGAATTTATCTGCAGCAATTGTTTGTGCAACCGGTAGATTCAGGGGAGTCTCGGTGTCAAAATCTGGAAATTACATTTCCTTTGGCAGACGGTCGAGTAAAATGGATTCGGTTTACTCAATATCTCTACAGCGCAGAAGGTGAAAGTACCATTGAGGGATTGGTAGAAGATATTACAGAGCTAAAGGTGGCTGAACTTGCTTTGCGGGAATTTAATGAAACTTTGGAAGAGCGGGTGAGAGAGCGTACTGCTGAGTTAGAAGAAGTTAATGCACAGCTCGAATCGTTTACCTATTCAGTTTCTCACGACTTGCGCGCTCCTCTGCGGGGAATTTCGTTTTTTGCTGAAATGTTGCTCCAAGATAGAACCAGCGAGTTGGATGCTACCGCCCAAGATTACTTGTATCGGATTAATGACGCTGCAAGTCTGATGAATACTTTAATCGAAAATTTACTAGAGTACAGCCGCCTCAGCAAAGCTAACTTGCCGCTAAAAGCAGTCTCTCTTAATTTAATTGTGGCAGGCTCGATCGCGCAACTAGAGGCTGAAATTGCCCAAAAACAAGCTCGGATAACGGTTGTTGAACCGCTACCTACGGTGTGGGCCCATCCTGCTACGCTGCTGCAAGTCTTGGTTAACTTGCTCTCCAATGCTATTAAGTTCGTGCAGCCTGGGATAGAGCCGCAGGTGCGAGTTTATGCAGAAGCTGAGGAGGAATATATCTATCTTTGGGTAGAAGACAACGGCATTGGTATTGCAGAAAGATTTCAAGAGAGGATTTTTGGGTTGTTCGATCGCCTGCACGGTCAAGAAGTGTATCCAGGGACGGGAATTGGGCTGGCGATCGCTCGCAAAGGAGTCGATCAGATGGGGGGTGCGATCGGGGTGAAATCGACTTTGGGAATCGGTACCCGCTTCTGGGTAAAATTACGCAAGTGCGAGAGTTGAGGAAGCAAGTTCGGCAACGCGCAGTGAATCGGGATTTAAAAGATGAGGTTCTAGGCAAGAGGGTTTTAACAGCCATATTCTGCTGTAGCTCAAAGAATCAATCAACCCGCTTGTGCACACCCGAATACAGAATAAACAATTAGTATAATGAGAGTTAAGTAATCTCTTGCACCTTTCCCGCCTGGCAGGCTTCCTGATCGGTTTTACAACCACTTACTTAATTAATTTGCTTGTGGGCACGCCCCTAAAAGGCTGGTTGAGGATATTACAAGCTTTAAAATATAATAAAATACAAGCAAATACAATAAAATTATTGGCAAGTCTAATTAACCCACCAAGTACATATTCAAATTGTCGAGATTGCTTAATAACATATTATTAGATTTAAGAATGTTTGCGCCCATATAAAAACTAAAAGGCTAATGCTGTCTATTCTTTTAATCGACGACAACCCGAACGATCGCCTGATGATCGAGCGAGAACTGAGGAAAACTTTTCCCGATTTAGAAATTAAGTCCGCTATTGATATCCAAACTCTAGAACACATCCTGGCAGCCGGCGGTTTTGATATAGTAATTACCGACTACCAACTGCACTGGAGCGACGGATTAACTATTCTCCAAAAAGTTCACAGCCGCTACCCGAATTGTCCGGTAATTATGTGTACTGACAGCGGCAGCGAACAAGTGGCAGTCGAAGCTATGAAAGCCGGCTTAAGCGATTACGTGTTCAAAGGGCGGTACTTAAAGCGGCTGGCGGGGGCCGTGGGCGAAAGCTTGAAAAAACAGCAGTTGCGCGAGAACTACGCGAAAACGTCGGCGCAGTTGGCAATTTCGGAGGAAAGGCTGAGGTTGGCGATCGAAGCCTCGAAAATGGGAATTTGGGATTGGAATGTATTAACTGGCGAGGTCGTTTGGTCGGAGGAACAGGAACTGTTATTCGGGTTGGAAAAAGGCAGTTTTCCGGGAACTTATGAAGCGTTTTTTGCCTGCATTCACCCGGATGACCAAGCCTCGATCGCCCGCGCTCTTGCCTTTGCTTTAGAAAACAAAATAGAATACAAGTACGAATTTAGAGTCCTTTGGCCCGATGGCAGCTTGCACTGGATCGCTGCTAGGGGCAAGTTTTTTGATGATGATACGGGTAAATCGGTGCGGTCGAGCGGCCTGGTTTGGGATATTACGGAGCGCAAATTATCGGAAGCCCGGGTGCAAGAAAGCGAGGAAAATTTGCGCTTTGCCCTAGAAGCAGCTAACACGATCGCTTTTACCTGGGATGTGGCATCGGGGGAAGTCCGCCGTTCGTCCAATGCCGAAACACAGATGGGTTTGGGCCCAGACAGCACCTTTGGTACTTTTGAGCAAAAAAAGAATGCGGTGCATCCAGAAGACCGTGAAAGGTTTTTGGCTGATGTGGATGCCGCACTCACCGGGACGGGAGTTTACGAGTCGGAATACCGCAAAGTGCGACCCGACGGCTCAGTGATTTGGCTTCACGAGAAAGGGCGGGTTGTTTTTGACGCATCCGGCACACCCCTTCGGCTGTTCGGCGTGGCGATCGACATTACGGCTCGCAAACAGTTAGAATATGACCGCTCGCGCGCGTTGGCCCGGGAGCGGTCGTATTTGCGCCGCCTGCAAAAGTTAACCTCCGCGTCAGTTGCTATCAACTCCACGTTGTCGGTGGCAGAAATACTTCAGTTAGCTGCCGATAGCGCCCGCCAAATTCTGGAAGTGCACCAGGTAGCGGTCAACCTCAACCCGGCAGCCAACTGGGATGAGGGAATTAGCAAGTTTTCCATGTCAGAAAAATACGCCGCGTGGCAAGATTACTGCGACGAGCCAGACGGTACAGGCATTTACCAAAAAGTTTGCCAGCACCAACAGGCGATGCGAATGACTCAAAGCGAGTTAGAGGCTCACCCGGCATGGCGGGAGTTCGGCAAGGCTGCGGGGAAGCACCCGCCGATGCGGGGCTGGCTGGCTGTACCGCTGACGACTCGGGACGGCAGAAATCTGGGATTGATTCAGTTGTCGGACAAGTATGAGGGGGAGTTTGCCGAAGATGATGAAACTATTTTAATGCAGTTGGCTCAGGCGGTGTCGGGGGCGATCGACAATGCCCGACTTTACGAGGAATCTCAGCAGGCAAATCGCATGAAAGATGAGTTTTTGGCAACCCTTTCTCATGAGCTGCGATCGCCCTTAAACGCGATTTTGGGCTGGGCGCAACTGCTGCAGCAACGCAGTTTGAGTCCGGCTGCTACGGGGCGGGCTTTAGAAACGATCGAGCGAAATGCTAAATTGCAAACTCAATTGATTGATGATTTGCTGGATATTTCGCGAATTATTCGCGGCAAGTTGACTTTGAATCCTTGTGCGGTAAATTTGATTTCGATGGTGGAAGGAGCGGTGAATACGGTACGGTTGGCTGCCGATGCTAAGTCGATCAAGTTGCAGTTTGCAATTGGAGATTTGGGCTTAGAGACTGCTGAATTTTCCAAACTTGGGGAGGTTTCTGGCACTCCTGAATCTGACTTAAATCGGAGATTTTGGGTATCAGGAGACCCGGGTCGCTTGCAGCAAGTAATTTGGAATTTGCTGACGAATGCGATTAAGTTTACGCCGCGCGGGGGGCGAGTTGAAATCCGGCTTTCGAGAGTTGATTCGGAGGTTGAGCTGGCTGTTACCGATACGGGAATTGGGGTTGCACCGAATTTTTTGCCTTACGTGTTTGACTCTTTCCGCCAAGCGGATGCTACGATTACTCGCAATTATAGCGGTTTGGGGCTGGGTCTGGCGATCGTCCGGCAGTTGGTGGAACTCCACGGCGGCAGGGTTTGGGCCCAGAGTCCGGGACTGAATATGGGATCGACTTTTACTTTCCGTCTCCCTGCGATGCAGGTAAATTCGAGCCCCGACGAGGAAGCGCAGGTTTTGGCTGGCGCTGGTAATTTACTGGCAGTTAAGATTTTGCTGGTTGATGACGAGGTTGATTCGCGGGAATTTATGAGGTTTGTCTTGGCAGATTCCGGGGCCACTGTCAGGGTTGCATCGTCTGCTGCTGAGGCGTTTGAGGTGGCTTCGCAGTTTAGCCCGGATGTTGTAGTCAGCGATATCGGAATGCCGGAGGAAGACGGCTATTCGCTGGTACGAAGGCTGCGTTCTGTGAACATACAGACAGGGAAATTTTGGGCGATCGCTCTGACGGCTTATGCTAGGGATGAAGACCGCGATCGTGCTTTTGCTGCGGGTTTTGACCGACATCTGGCTAAACCTGTGCAACCCGATGTCTTGGTAGAGACTATAGTGCAGTTAAGGCAGCAAGGGCTAACAACTTAAAACATTCTATTAATAATGGGAAATTGGGAATTAGGAATTGTGTTTTTAGTGACGACTTTAATTCTCGTAAAACTCGCTCGTACTTTTATTCCTGACTACAAATGTATAATGCTAATTTTACCGGATACGACCTGATTAACCCGACTGGATATCGAGGGAATCGCTCAACTGAAAAATATAAAAATTTGTATTTTTCAAACTATTCAACTTCTTCTTGTGGAACCTTGCTTCTAGCCAGCCTAAAATATGCAATTTCTATGCCGATTAGGTGAGGGGTTTGTGTTAATATGCTGAAATATCCAACAACCACGCGGTAATTAGGTGGACAAACTTCAGACAGATATAGAGGCAATTTACTCTCAAATAGAGGAATT includes:
- a CDS encoding response regulator; translated protein: MLSILLIDDNPNDRLMIERELRKTFPDLEIKSAIDIQTLEHILAAGGFDIVITDYQLHWSDGLTILQKVHSRYPNCPVIMCTDSGSEQVAVEAMKAGLSDYVFKGRYLKRLAGAVGESLKKQQLRENYAKTSAQLAISEERLRLAIEASKMGIWDWNVLTGEVVWSEEQELLFGLEKGSFPGTYEAFFACIHPDDQASIARALAFALENKIEYKYEFRVLWPDGSLHWIAARGKFFDDDTGKSVRSSGLVWDITERKLSEARVQESEENLRFALEAANTIAFTWDVASGEVRRSSNAETQMGLGPDSTFGTFEQKKNAVHPEDRERFLADVDAALTGTGVYESEYRKVRPDGSVIWLHEKGRVVFDASGTPLRLFGVAIDITARKQLEYDRSRALARERSYLRRLQKLTSASVAINSTLSVAEILQLAADSARQILEVHQVAVNLNPAANWDEGISKFSMSEKYAAWQDYCDEPDGTGIYQKVCQHQQAMRMTQSELEAHPAWREFGKAAGKHPPMRGWLAVPLTTRDGRNLGLIQLSDKYEGEFAEDDETILMQLAQAVSGAIDNARLYEESQQANRMKDEFLATLSHELRSPLNAILGWAQLLQQRSLSPAATGRALETIERNAKLQTQLIDDLLDISRIIRGKLTLNPCAVNLISMVEGAVNTVRLAADAKSIKLQFAIGDLGLETAEFSKLGEVSGTPESDLNRRFWVSGDPGRLQQVIWNLLTNAIKFTPRGGRVEIRLSRVDSEVELAVTDTGIGVAPNFLPYVFDSFRQADATITRNYSGLGLGLAIVRQLVELHGGRVWAQSPGLNMGSTFTFRLPAMQVNSSPDEEAQVLAGAGNLLAVKILLVDDEVDSREFMRFVLADSGATVRVASSAAEAFEVASQFSPDVVVSDIGMPEEDGYSLVRRLRSVNIQTGKFWAIALTAYARDEDRDRAFAAGFDRHLAKPVQPDVLVETIVQLRQQGLTT
- a CDS encoding response regulator yields the protein MVKVLHILVIDDNPTDRMLVKRELERQFSKLQITEISDDKLFVEALNRGGFHLVITDYQLRWTNGIDVLKTIKASYPECPIVMFTNTGNEEIAVEAMKSGLDDYIIKSPKHYVRLCVAVRGVLDRVAAWERVARLENQLNSLLERLNVGVFRASSQGQLLESNQAFLRLFDASNLADVQGIYLQQLFVQPVDSGESRCQNLEITFPLADGRVKWIRFTQYLYSAEGESTIEGLVEDITELKVAELALREFNETLEERVRERTAELEEVNAQLESFTYSVSHDLRAPLRGISFFAEMLLQDRTSELDATAQDYLYRINDAASLMNTLIENLLEYSRLSKANLPLKAVSLNLIVAGSIAQLEAEIAQKQARITVVEPLPTVWAHPATLLQVLVNLLSNAIKFVQPGIEPQVRVYAEAEEEYIYLWVEDNGIGIAERFQERIFGLFDRLHGQEVYPGTGIGLAIARKGVDQMGGAIGVKSTLGIGTRFWVKLRKCES